From a region of the Kaistia sp. 32K genome:
- a CDS encoding DUF4010 domain-containing protein: MNEFEPFYRLALAIAIGLLVGVERHWRERELAPGRRTAGIRTFAMIGMLGGVVGLIEKGLPPGGQAGIATGIIFLAFSTVFAFYQWRESEAEGEFSVTSVIAAMATFLFGVLAVLGDLKLAAAGGVTLVAILASREPLHRFIKKMSWVELRSAIILLTMTFVILPLLPHTPYGPFGGISLRSVWSLAILLAAISYVGYVAIRLFGAGRGELAAGAAGGLVSSTAVTLDNARRSTAGHDVAWLAGGAAVAGCASYLRTGALVLFLAPPLAWLLLPPFIAGALAMAAGAAWLVRGQSAKAHKATSMRNPFELTSVLKLTLFLAAIGFAVRAASAAFGSAGIVFASALSGIGDVDAATVTVAGLPSLETSVGALAIAAAVASNTVAKAIYAVAAGDRAFGWRFGAVSAVALVVGGAAFWAANVVMAGLNPS, from the coding sequence GTGAACGAGTTCGAGCCCTTCTATCGTCTGGCCCTCGCCATCGCGATCGGCCTCCTGGTCGGCGTCGAGCGCCATTGGCGCGAGCGTGAACTGGCGCCGGGGCGGCGCACGGCGGGAATCCGCACCTTCGCGATGATCGGCATGCTGGGCGGCGTCGTCGGCCTGATCGAGAAGGGGCTACCGCCGGGCGGGCAGGCGGGGATCGCCACCGGCATCATCTTCCTTGCCTTCTCGACGGTCTTCGCCTTCTACCAGTGGCGTGAATCCGAAGCGGAAGGCGAATTCAGCGTCACCTCCGTGATCGCCGCGATGGCGACCTTCCTGTTCGGCGTGCTCGCCGTGCTCGGCGATCTGAAGCTCGCGGCGGCCGGCGGCGTGACGCTCGTGGCCATCCTGGCGAGCCGCGAGCCGCTGCACCGGTTCATCAAGAAGATGAGCTGGGTCGAGCTGCGCTCGGCGATCATCCTGCTCACGATGACCTTCGTCATCCTGCCGCTGTTGCCGCACACGCCCTATGGCCCCTTCGGCGGCATTTCCCTGCGTTCGGTCTGGTCGCTCGCCATCCTTCTCGCCGCCATCTCCTATGTCGGCTACGTCGCCATCCGCCTGTTTGGTGCAGGACGGGGCGAACTGGCGGCGGGCGCGGCCGGCGGGCTGGTGTCCTCGACGGCGGTGACGCTCGACAATGCCCGTCGTTCCACGGCCGGTCACGACGTCGCCTGGCTCGCGGGCGGCGCCGCGGTTGCGGGCTGCGCGTCCTATCTGAGGACGGGAGCGCTCGTGCTTTTCCTGGCGCCGCCGCTCGCCTGGCTTCTGCTGCCGCCCTTCATCGCCGGAGCCCTCGCCATGGCGGCCGGCGCGGCGTGGCTCGTGCGTGGGCAGAGCGCCAAGGCCCACAAGGCGACGTCGATGCGCAATCCGTTCGAGCTGACCAGTGTGCTCAAACTGACGCTGTTTCTCGCGGCCATCGGCTTCGCCGTGCGGGCGGCATCGGCGGCGTTCGGCTCGGCCGGCATCGTCTTCGCTTCCGCGCTCTCCGGCATCGGCGATGTCGACGCCGCCACCGTCACGGTGGCCGGCCTGCCGTCGCTCGAAACCAGCGTCGGCGCGCTGGCGATCGCGGCGGCGGTCGCCTCCAACACCGTCGCCAAGGCCATCTATGCGGTGGCGGCCGGCGATCGCGCCTTCGGCTGGCGCTTTGGCGCCGTCTCGGCCGTGGCGCTCGTCGTCGGCGGCGCGGCGTTCTGGGCGGCGAATGTCGTGATGGCGGGGCTGAACCCTTCCTGA
- the purM gene encoding phosphoribosylformylglycinamidine cyclo-ligase, with translation MTEKTGAKNALSYADAGVDIDAGNRLVDMIKPLVKATRRPGADADIGGFGGIFDPKAAGYTDPLLVAANDGVGTKLKVAIDTGIHDTVGIDLVAMCVNDLIVQGAEPLFFLDYFATGKLDPSEAATVVAGIAEGCRIAGAALIGGETAEMPGLYKAGDYDLAGFAVGAVERTGLLPRPDVAEGDVLLGLASSGVHSNGFSLVRKIVELSGLGFDAPAPFAPELPLGRALLAPTRIYVKPLLAAIRATGAIKAMAHITGGGFVDNIPRVLPDALAASVDLDAVTVPPVFGWLAKTGGVAEHEMLRTFNCGVGMIVVVAPEAADAVIAALAAEGETVMRLGTLVPREGEGVVFSGALAL, from the coding sequence ATGACCGAAAAGACCGGCGCCAAAAACGCCCTGAGCTATGCCGACGCAGGCGTCGATATCGACGCCGGCAACCGTCTCGTCGACATGATCAAGCCGCTCGTCAAGGCAACCCGCCGCCCCGGCGCGGACGCCGATATCGGCGGCTTCGGCGGGATCTTCGATCCGAAGGCGGCCGGGTACACCGACCCGCTGCTCGTCGCCGCCAATGACGGCGTCGGCACCAAGCTGAAGGTCGCGATCGACACCGGCATCCACGACACGGTCGGCATCGACCTCGTCGCCATGTGCGTCAACGATCTGATCGTCCAGGGCGCAGAGCCGCTCTTCTTCCTCGACTATTTCGCCACCGGCAAGCTCGACCCGAGCGAGGCCGCGACCGTCGTCGCCGGCATCGCCGAGGGCTGCCGCATCGCCGGCGCCGCACTGATCGGCGGCGAGACGGCCGAGATGCCGGGCCTCTACAAGGCTGGCGACTACGATCTCGCCGGCTTCGCCGTCGGCGCCGTCGAGCGCACCGGCCTGCTGCCGCGCCCGGACGTCGCCGAGGGCGACGTGCTGCTCGGCCTCGCCTCCTCCGGCGTGCATTCGAACGGCTTCTCGCTGGTCCGCAAGATCGTCGAGCTCTCCGGCCTCGGCTTCGATGCCCCTGCGCCCTTCGCGCCGGAGCTGCCGCTCGGCCGAGCGCTGCTCGCGCCGACGCGGATCTATGTGAAGCCGCTGCTCGCCGCCATCCGCGCCACCGGCGCGATCAAGGCGATGGCCCACATCACTGGCGGCGGCTTCGTCGACAACATTCCGCGCGTCCTGCCCGATGCGCTGGCGGCCTCCGTCGATCTCGACGCGGTCACCGTGCCGCCCGTGTTCGGCTGGCTGGCGAAGACCGGCGGCGTTGCCGAGCACGAGATGCTGCGCACCTTCAACTGCGGCGTTGGCATGATCGTCGTCGTCGCCCCGGAAGCTGCCGATGCCGTGATCGCCGCGCTCGCCGCCGAGGGCGAGACGGTGATGCGCCTCGGCACGCTCGTGCCGCGCGAGGGCGAAGGCGTCGTCTTCTCCGGCGCCCTGGCGCTTTGA
- a CDS encoding 23S rRNA (adenine(2030)-N(6))-methyltransferase RlmJ: MNYRHAYHAGNFADVVKHAILALLVEHLKAKDKPFRVIDTHAGIGLYDLEAIEAGKTNEWQTGIGRLLGADGKPAVELTRKLAEALAPYLETVAAANPDGGLRHYPGSPWVIRHLLRKTDRMTAVEMHPADHATLAERFAGDFQVKAIELDGWLALGSFVPPKERRGLVLIDPPYEQPDEFKTLFDRFEKAYQRWPTGVYALWYPIKDIGAVTNFHKRLAESGIKKLLGAELWVRERTTPDTFNGTGLVICNPPWHLDRTLDALLTGLAPILGETDKAGRRVWWIRGES; the protein is encoded by the coding sequence ATGAACTATCGCCACGCCTATCACGCCGGAAATTTCGCCGATGTCGTCAAGCACGCCATCCTCGCGCTGCTCGTCGAGCATCTGAAGGCCAAGGACAAGCCGTTCCGGGTGATCGACACCCATGCCGGCATCGGCCTCTACGATCTCGAGGCGATCGAGGCTGGCAAGACCAACGAATGGCAGACCGGCATCGGCAGGCTGCTCGGCGCCGACGGCAAGCCGGCGGTCGAACTGACGCGCAAGCTCGCCGAGGCGCTCGCGCCCTATCTGGAGACGGTCGCCGCCGCCAATCCGGATGGCGGGCTCCGGCATTATCCCGGTTCGCCCTGGGTGATCCGCCATCTCCTGCGCAAGACCGACCGGATGACGGCGGTCGAGATGCACCCGGCCGATCACGCGACGCTGGCCGAGCGCTTCGCCGGCGATTTCCAGGTCAAGGCGATCGAGTTGGACGGCTGGCTGGCGCTCGGCTCGTTCGTGCCGCCGAAGGAGCGGCGCGGCCTCGTCCTGATCGACCCGCCCTATGAGCAGCCGGACGAATTCAAGACGCTGTTCGATCGCTTCGAGAAGGCCTATCAGCGCTGGCCGACGGGCGTCTACGCGCTCTGGTATCCGATCAAGGACATCGGCGCGGTGACGAATTTCCACAAGCGCCTCGCCGAGAGCGGCATCAAGAAGCTGCTCGGGGCGGAACTGTGGGTGCGCGAGCGGACGACGCCCGATACCTTCAACGGCACGGGCCTCGTCATCTGCAATCCGCCCTGGCATCTCGACCGCACGCTCGACGCGCTCCTGACCGGCCTGGCACCGATCCTCGGCGAGACCGACAAGGCCGGTCGCCGCGTCTGGTGGATCCGCGGCGAGAGCTGA
- the purN gene encoding phosphoribosylglycinamide formyltransferase codes for MARKRVAILISGRGSNMTALIEAAADPDFPAEIALVLSNRADAGGLARAAEAGIATAVIDHKGFSSRAEFDAAMDKRLRAENIDLVCLAGFMRLLTDGFVEGWRDRMINIHPSLLPLFPGLHTHERALEAGMRLAGCTVHFVRAQMDSGPIIGQAAVPIALDDTPDTLSKRVLTAEHQLYPMALALVASGLATVENERLKLHADVPADLGGMLVGPAFTG; via the coding sequence ATGGCGAGGAAGCGCGTCGCGATCCTGATCTCGGGCCGCGGCTCGAACATGACGGCCCTGATCGAAGCCGCCGCCGATCCCGATTTTCCGGCCGAGATCGCGCTCGTGCTTTCGAACCGCGCCGACGCGGGCGGGCTCGCCCGCGCCGCCGAGGCCGGCATCGCCACGGCGGTGATCGACCACAAGGGCTTTTCCAGCCGCGCCGAATTCGACGCGGCGATGGACAAGCGCCTGCGCGCCGAAAACATCGACCTCGTCTGCCTCGCCGGCTTCATGCGGCTCCTGACCGACGGCTTCGTCGAAGGCTGGCGCGACCGGATGATCAACATCCACCCGTCGCTGCTGCCGCTCTTCCCCGGCTTGCACACGCATGAGCGCGCGCTGGAAGCGGGAATGCGCCTCGCCGGCTGCACCGTGCACTTCGTCCGCGCGCAGATGGATTCCGGCCCGATCATCGGCCAGGCCGCCGTGCCGATCGCGCTCGACGACACGCCGGACACGCTGTCGAAGCGCGTGCTGACGGCCGAGCACCAGCTCTATCCGATGGCGCTCGCCCTGGTCGCCTCCGGCCTCGCCACGGTCGAGAACGAGCGGCTGAAGCTCCACGCCGACGTGCCCGCCGATCTCGGCGGCATGCTGGTGGGGCCGGCCTTCACGGGATAG